One genomic region from Clostridium saccharobutylicum DSM 13864 encodes:
- a CDS encoding ribonuclease H-like domain-containing protein — MIIRENKVNVEEYSDEFMIKPQDREYNPEDLIFFDLEHYVYKKPKCIGVFGACEFDKRNSKILVTQYMIEDRDEAIDILYLARNYFIKMKKKGKKAIVTFSGNNDFTVINYLFNENKIYYNFDEEFDSIDIQKEYEKDKSSSIGLKNLEKIFDIIREGEVISGSNLAKTFHKVMKDKNYFKRMPEEKIEKILLYNEQDVVNLYYIYINWKKYIFEEIIEDESIDDLIDFNNNDESESMFDDNLKIGN, encoded by the coding sequence GTGATTATTCGTGAGAACAAGGTGAATGTAGAAGAATATAGTGATGAATTTATGATAAAACCTCAAGATAGGGAGTATAATCCTGAAGATCTTATTTTCTTTGATCTTGAACATTATGTGTATAAAAAACCCAAGTGTATTGGAGTTTTTGGAGCATGTGAATTTGATAAGAGGAATAGTAAGATTTTAGTTACTCAATATATGATTGAGGATAGGGATGAAGCTATAGATATATTATATCTTGCAAGAAATTATTTCATAAAGATGAAGAAAAAAGGAAAGAAAGCCATAGTGACTTTTTCAGGTAATAATGATTTTACAGTTATTAATTATCTTTTTAATGAAAATAAGATTTATTACAATTTTGACGAGGAATTTGATTCAATTGATATTCAGAAGGAATATGAGAAAGATAAGAGTTCATCTATAGGGCTTAAAAATTTAGAAAAAATATTTGATATCATAAGAGAAGGTGAAGTAATAAGTGGCTCTAATTTAGCAAAAACTTTTCATAAGGTTATGAAAGATAAAAATTACTTTAAACGAATGCCAGAGGAGAAAATTGAAAAGATTCTTCTTTATAATGAGCAAGATGTCGTAAATCTATATTATATCTATATAAATTGGAAAAAATATATATTTGAAGAAATTATAGAAGATGAAAGCATAGATGACTTAATTGATTTTAATAACAATGATGAAAGTGAAAGCATGTTTGACGACAATTTAAAGATAGGAAATTAA
- a CDS encoding HAD-IB family hydrolase, which yields MSRIGAFFDLDGTLYREGLITEVFKKMVKYEIIGPERWYNDVRQDFMRWDRRQGDYDDYLLKMVDIYVEAIKGLQKYRMEYIAKKIVEQKGDRVYTFTRDRIKWHKDNNHVLIIISGSPSELVGEMAKKYGFTDHIGAQYTVDENCIYTGDVTPMWDSISKEKAINNFVKKYDIDLQQSYAYGDTAGDYTMFKKVRHPYCMNPTKELLQKVIKDRELIEKVNVIVERKDVIYNLDIEDIQFL from the coding sequence ATGTCGCGGATAGGTGCTTTTTTCGACTTAGATGGTACTTTATATAGAGAGGGATTAATAACAGAAGTCTTTAAAAAAATGGTAAAATATGAAATTATAGGGCCTGAAAGATGGTATAATGATGTAAGGCAAGATTTCATGAGATGGGATAGAAGACAAGGTGATTATGACGATTATCTTTTAAAAATGGTAGATATATATGTTGAAGCTATTAAAGGGTTGCAAAAATATCGTATGGAATATATAGCAAAGAAAATTGTTGAACAAAAAGGTGATAGAGTATACACGTTTACAAGGGATAGGATAAAATGGCATAAAGATAATAATCATGTTTTGATTATTATATCAGGGTCACCTTCAGAACTTGTAGGTGAAATGGCAAAAAAATATGGCTTTACAGACCATATAGGAGCACAATATACAGTAGATGAAAATTGTATATATACAGGTGATGTTACTCCTATGTGGGACAGTATTAGCAAAGAGAAGGCAATAAATAATTTTGTGAAAAAATATGATATTGATTTACAACAAAGTTATGCTTATGGAGATACAGCTGGAGATTATACTATGTTCAAGAAGGTTAGACATCCTTATTGTATGAATCCAACAAAAGAGCTGTTACAGAAAGTGATAAAAGATAGAGAGTTAATAGAAAAAGTTAATGTTATAGTTGAGAGAAAGGATGTAATATACAATTTAGATATTGAAGATATACAATTTCTATAG
- a CDS encoding nitroreductase family protein: protein MEEFLNLINKRQSCRKYLDKHVEKEKLIKCIEAARLAPSACNSQPWHFVVVNNKELSPKVAMCLQDKVMNKFTTECPAFIIVVEEGGNLTSRTGALIKQQDYRSVDIGIAAEHICLAATEQNLGTCILGWFDEKKLKRLLNISKLKRIRLAIAIGYAADDNLRRKIRKDINEIATFL from the coding sequence ATGGAAGAATTTTTGAATTTAATAAATAAACGTCAAAGTTGCAGAAAATATTTAGATAAACATGTAGAAAAGGAAAAGTTAATTAAGTGTATTGAAGCGGCAAGATTAGCACCATCTGCATGCAATAGCCAGCCATGGCATTTTGTTGTAGTAAATAACAAAGAGCTATCACCTAAGGTGGCAATGTGTTTGCAAGATAAAGTTATGAATAAGTTCACTACTGAATGTCCAGCATTTATTATAGTAGTAGAAGAAGGCGGAAATTTAACATCAAGAACAGGGGCATTGATTAAGCAGCAAGATTATAGGTCGGTAGATATAGGAATTGCAGCGGAACATATTTGTTTAGCTGCAACAGAACAAAATTTAGGAACCTGCATTTTAGGTTGGTTTGATGAAAAAAAATTAAAAAGGCTTTTAAATATTAGTAAATTAAAGAGGATTAGGCTTGCGATAGCAATTGGATATGCAGCGGATGATAATCTTAGAAGAAAAATTAGAAAAGATATAAATGAAATTGCAACTTTTTTGTAA
- a CDS encoding AI-2E family transporter, protein MFINRNIQYRDILIFALIGVVGYKLIDNYDYFFGLVKKTISIMSPFIYSLICAYILNPVVSLFERKFQIKRSISIALTYFILVAMVFIGLFFTIPSTIDSILNITKDVPVYVKVVQNWINDILKNERVNELITQAGLLSNIQQTSTQVGNLTVELLQNAVIYLLSFTSNLVNVILGFLISVYLLGDKEKFVNRARTIVYMILKEKKGTYLIDFIRTYNHMIGTYIGIKAIDSSIIGGISLIGLVVVKAPYAPLLAVVVAFTNMIPYFGPLIGIIISSMVTVFTSPMRAVVVVILLVAIQQFDAWYLEPKLIGKKVGISPFAIIFAVTIGGGFFGPIGMILASPTMATIRIYYNKLFLKFKEKNTELVKKERLE, encoded by the coding sequence ATGTTTATAAATAGAAATATTCAGTATAGGGATATTCTAATTTTTGCATTGATTGGAGTTGTAGGATATAAACTGATTGATAATTATGACTATTTTTTTGGTTTGGTAAAGAAAACAATATCTATTATGTCTCCATTTATATATTCACTAATCTGTGCATATATATTAAATCCGGTAGTCAGTTTATTTGAAAGGAAATTTCAAATAAAAAGATCTATATCAATAGCACTTACGTATTTTATACTAGTGGCAATGGTTTTTATAGGATTGTTTTTTACAATTCCAAGTACTATAGATAGCATATTAAATATAACTAAGGATGTACCTGTCTATGTTAAAGTTGTACAAAATTGGATTAATGATATTTTGAAAAATGAAAGAGTTAATGAATTAATAACTCAAGCTGGATTATTAAGCAATATTCAACAAACATCAACTCAAGTTGGAAATCTTACAGTGGAATTATTACAAAACGCTGTAATCTACTTGCTATCATTTACATCAAATTTAGTTAATGTCATTTTAGGATTTTTAATTTCAGTATATCTTTTAGGTGATAAAGAAAAGTTTGTAAATAGAGCTAGAACTATTGTTTATATGATTTTAAAAGAAAAAAAGGGAACTTATTTAATAGATTTTATTAGAACATATAATCATATGATAGGAACATATATTGGAATAAAGGCAATAGATTCTTCGATAATAGGAGGAATTTCATTAATTGGTCTTGTTGTAGTTAAAGCACCATATGCACCATTACTTGCAGTGGTTGTTGCATTTACTAATATGATTCCGTATTTTGGACCATTAATAGGAATTATCATTAGTTCTATGGTTACTGTTTTTACTTCTCCCATGAGAGCTGTAGTTGTAGTCATTTTATTAGTAGCAATTCAACAATTTGATGCTTGGTATCTTGAACCTAAACTTATTGGAAAGAAAGTTGGAATAAGTCCGTTTGCGATTATATTTGCAGTTACTATCGGGGGTGGTTTTTTTGGTCCTATTGGAATGATACTTGCATCTCCTACAATGGCAACTATAAGAATATATTATAATAAGTTATTTTTAAAATTTAAAGAAAAAAATACAGAGCTTGTTAAAAAAGAGCGATTAGAATAA
- the argS gene encoding arginine--tRNA ligase, producing MDYKVKVAELIKTHVDLDIETIERLIEIPPKPEMGDYAFPCFQLSKIMRKAPNMIAEELKGAMNTDGFEKIENLGPYVNFFVDKGVFAENTIKKVLKDGDSYGSSNVGEGKTVCVEYSSPNIAKPFHVGHLFTTAIGNSLYKMFKKEGYDTVGLNHLGDWGTQFGKLISAYNRWVDEEALEKAPIDELLRIYVKFHQEAEKDPSLEDEGRAYFKALETGDAEATALWKRFRDLSLKEFERVYDILNVKFDSLNGEAFYNDKMDVVVNELKDKGLLVESNGAQVVMLDDYNMPPCIVLKADGASIYATRDLAAAMYRKKTYDFYKCVYVVGTPQALHFKQVFKVLELAGHEWAKDCVHVGFGLVKFADRKLSTRNGSIVLLDDLLREAVEKTMEVINEKNPELQNKEEIAKKIGVGAVIFTYLKNSREKDIVFDWKEILSFEGETGPYVQYSYARGNSILNRATNCNGTVDYSKLSSKEEFELVKSIANFNNMITLALDKLEPSILTRYVIEVAKGFNKFYNAHSVLNLEDEDLKVTRLNLVKASLQVIKNGLELLGIDVVEKM from the coding sequence ATGGATTATAAAGTTAAAGTTGCAGAATTAATTAAAACTCATGTGGATTTAGATATTGAAACTATTGAAAGATTGATAGAAATTCCACCAAAACCAGAAATGGGGGATTATGCATTTCCATGTTTTCAACTATCAAAAATTATGAGAAAAGCACCTAACATGATAGCAGAAGAACTTAAGGGAGCTATGAATACTGATGGATTTGAAAAAATAGAGAATCTTGGACCTTATGTTAATTTCTTTGTTGATAAGGGTGTATTTGCAGAAAATACAATTAAAAAAGTTTTGAAAGATGGAGATAGTTATGGATCATCAAATGTGGGTGAAGGGAAAACTGTATGTGTTGAATATTCCTCACCTAATATAGCAAAGCCTTTTCATGTTGGCCACTTATTTACTACAGCTATAGGTAATTCTTTATATAAAATGTTTAAAAAAGAAGGATATGATACTGTAGGATTAAATCATTTAGGTGATTGGGGAACTCAGTTTGGTAAATTAATATCAGCATATAATAGATGGGTAGATGAAGAAGCGTTAGAAAAAGCACCAATCGATGAGTTGCTTAGAATATATGTTAAGTTCCATCAAGAGGCAGAAAAAGACCCGAGTTTAGAAGATGAAGGAAGAGCGTACTTTAAAGCATTAGAAACAGGAGATGCAGAAGCAACAGCACTTTGGAAGAGATTTAGAGATTTAAGCTTAAAGGAATTTGAAAGAGTATATGATATTCTAAATGTTAAATTTGATTCATTAAATGGAGAGGCGTTCTATAATGATAAAATGGATGTAGTAGTTAATGAATTAAAAGATAAGGGATTACTTGTAGAAAGCAATGGAGCGCAAGTTGTAATGCTTGATGATTACAATATGCCTCCATGTATCGTTCTAAAAGCTGATGGAGCATCAATATATGCAACTAGAGATTTAGCTGCTGCTATGTACAGAAAGAAGACTTATGACTTCTATAAATGCGTATATGTAGTTGGAACTCCTCAAGCATTACATTTTAAGCAAGTATTTAAAGTATTAGAACTTGCAGGGCATGAATGGGCAAAAGATTGTGTTCATGTAGGTTTTGGATTAGTTAAATTTGCAGATAGAAAGCTTTCAACTAGAAATGGATCAATAGTTTTACTTGATGATTTATTAAGAGAAGCAGTTGAAAAGACAATGGAAGTCATAAATGAAAAGAATCCAGAGCTTCAAAATAAAGAAGAAATAGCAAAGAAGATTGGTGTTGGTGCAGTAATCTTTACATATCTTAAAAACTCTAGAGAAAAAGATATTGTATTTGATTGGAAAGAAATATTATCTTTTGAAGGAGAAACAGGTCCATATGTACAATATTCATATGCTAGAGGTAATAGCATATTAAATAGGGCAACTAATTGCAACGGTACTGTTGATTATAGTAAGTTATCTTCAAAAGAAGAATTTGAATTAGTTAAGAGTATAGCTAACTTTAATAATATGATAACTTTAGCATTAGATAAGTTAGAGCCATCTATTTTAACAAGATATGTTATTGAAGTAGCGAAAGGATTTAATAAATTCTACAATGCACATTCAGTATTAAATTTAGAAGATGAAGATTTAAAAGTAACTAGATTAAATTTAGTTAAGGCTTCATTACAAGTAATAAAAAATGGTCTAGAACTTTTAGGAATAGATGTAGTAGAAAAAATGTAA
- the gltX gene encoding glutamate--tRNA ligase, with translation MSNKIRTRFAPSPTGYMHVGNLRTALYAYLIAKHENGDFILRIEDTDQERLVEGAVDIIYNTLKLTGLNHDEGPDVGGDVGPYVQSERKDIYLEYAKKLVEKGEAYYCFCSKDRLDMLRENAEALKRPFKYDKHCAHLSKEEIQENLEKGIPYVIRQNNPTTGTTTFDDVIYGKISVDNSELEDMILIKSDGLPTYNFANVVDDHLMGITHIVRGNEYLSSSPKYNRLYEAFGWNVPVYVHCPPIMKDAHNKLSKRNGDASFGDLMDKGYLKDAVLNYIALLGWNPGTNEEIFTLEELVEKFDYKDISKSPAIFDDAKLKWMNGEYIRKLSLDEFHELAIPQYKKVLKKDFDLKIISDLLHTRCEVLSDIPEQIDFLEELPQYSTDLYVHKKMKSTVETSLENLEKVLPLLESIDESNWNLDYLHEKVFELIKSLEIKNGQMLWPIRTALSGKSFTPGGAFEIAVILGKEESLNRMHKGIELLKANL, from the coding sequence ATGTCAAATAAAATTAGAACAAGATTTGCACCTAGCCCTACGGGTTACATGCATGTTGGTAATTTAAGAACAGCTCTTTATGCTTATCTTATCGCTAAACATGAAAATGGAGATTTTATCTTAAGAATAGAAGATACTGACCAAGAAAGATTAGTTGAAGGTGCTGTTGATATTATATATAACACACTTAAGTTAACAGGTCTTAATCACGATGAAGGCCCAGATGTTGGTGGAGACGTTGGACCTTATGTACAAAGTGAAAGAAAAGATATTTATCTTGAATATGCAAAAAAATTAGTTGAAAAAGGTGAAGCTTACTACTGCTTCTGCTCTAAAGATAGATTAGATATGCTTAGAGAAAATGCTGAAGCTCTAAAAAGACCATTTAAATATGATAAACATTGTGCTCACCTTTCAAAAGAAGAAATTCAAGAAAACTTAGAAAAAGGTATTCCTTATGTAATAAGACAAAACAACCCTACTACTGGAACTACTACTTTTGATGATGTTATTTATGGTAAAATCTCTGTAGATAACTCTGAACTCGAAGACATGATTTTAATTAAATCAGACGGTCTACCAACTTACAATTTTGCTAATGTAGTTGATGATCATTTAATGGGTATAACTCATATAGTTAGAGGAAATGAATATCTTTCTTCTTCACCTAAATATAACAGATTATATGAAGCATTTGGTTGGAATGTTCCTGTTTATGTTCATTGTCCTCCTATTATGAAAGATGCTCATAATAAATTATCAAAAAGAAATGGTGATGCATCATTCGGAGATCTTATGGATAAAGGTTACCTAAAAGATGCTGTACTTAACTACATAGCTTTACTTGGATGGAACCCTGGAACAAACGAAGAAATATTTACACTTGAAGAATTAGTTGAAAAATTCGACTATAAAGATATAAGTAAGTCTCCTGCTATTTTTGATGATGCTAAACTTAAATGGATGAATGGAGAATATATAAGAAAACTTAGCTTAGATGAATTCCATGAGCTTGCAATACCACAATATAAAAAGGTATTAAAGAAAGATTTTGACTTAAAAATAATCTCTGACTTATTGCACACAAGATGTGAAGTATTAAGTGATATTCCGGAACAAATAGATTTCCTTGAAGAATTACCACAATACTCAACTGATCTTTATGTTCATAAAAAAATGAAGAGTACAGTAGAAACTTCATTAGAAAACTTAGAAAAAGTATTACCTCTTTTGGAATCTATTGATGAATCTAACTGGAATTTAGATTACCTTCATGAAAAAGTATTTGAATTAATTAAATCTTTAGAAATCAAGAATGGACAAATGCTATGGCCAATAAGAACTGCTCTTTCTGGTAAATCATTCACTCCAGGTGGTGCTTTTGAAATCGCAGTAATCTTAGGAAAAGAAGAATCATTAAATAGAATGCATAAAGGTATTGAACTTTTAAAGGCAAACTTATAA